In Chitinophaga nivalis, a single genomic region encodes these proteins:
- a CDS encoding glycosyltransferase has protein sequence MTGPFSLLAWTTIVLLLLKGVTCLFTRLPGKKKKSVANVPDHADTMEDLPALTILIPAYNEEVTIAAVIETLLCHELPGLRILVINDGSTDNTLQVLVRRFGLHPDVSIYTQSNKGKSAALNYGLELVQTAIVGVIDADTMVPPGVLPSSLSHFSDPDIAAVCGNIKVGNANKNWLIQFQKIEYQTINYEKSFLQHRNWISVIPGALGLFRTNRLREAGGFRETALTEDYDLTIRLVKQGYKITYASAATGETEVPETLPALYKQRMRWIYGNLQTILEHRRFLRSRSYNASSRMALLFDLYYNKLAQVTGCVIDGWVLWSVVQGSTAWLLYYVVFILADGICSWMGLYHNRAETGAYLRVIPQRFFFRIFTTIIILHAAMVLLFKGKQQWNKLTRTGKFRLQEMDTA, from the coding sequence ATGACTGGACCGTTTAGTTTGTTAGCATGGACCACCATCGTATTGCTGTTATTGAAAGGGGTAACTTGTTTATTTACAAGATTGCCAGGTAAAAAAAAGAAATCCGTTGCCAACGTACCTGATCATGCTGATACAATGGAAGATTTGCCTGCGCTCACCATTTTAATTCCGGCTTACAATGAAGAAGTAACCATTGCCGCTGTTATTGAAACCTTGCTGTGTCATGAATTACCGGGTTTGCGAATACTGGTGATCAATGATGGTTCTACGGATAATACCCTGCAGGTACTTGTTCGCCGCTTCGGATTGCATCCGGATGTAAGCATTTATACGCAGTCCAATAAAGGAAAGTCGGCTGCGTTGAATTACGGACTGGAACTGGTGCAGACAGCAATCGTTGGGGTGATTGATGCAGATACGATGGTGCCGCCCGGCGTGTTGCCTTCGTCGCTGTCGCATTTCAGTGATCCGGATATCGCCGCCGTATGTGGCAATATAAAAGTAGGTAATGCCAACAAAAACTGGTTGATACAATTCCAGAAAATAGAATACCAGACGATCAATTATGAGAAGTCATTTTTGCAGCATCGTAACTGGATATCTGTGATCCCCGGTGCACTGGGATTGTTCCGTACCAATCGCTTGCGGGAAGCAGGCGGCTTTCGGGAAACAGCGCTGACGGAAGATTATGACCTCACCATCAGACTGGTAAAGCAAGGATATAAAATCACCTATGCATCTGCCGCAACAGGAGAAACAGAAGTGCCGGAAACCTTACCGGCATTATATAAACAACGGATGCGGTGGATTTACGGCAACCTGCAAACTATCCTGGAACACCGTCGTTTTTTAAGGAGCCGCAGCTACAATGCAAGCAGCAGGATGGCGCTGTTATTTGATCTGTATTATAACAAACTGGCACAGGTAACCGGATGTGTGATAGACGGATGGGTGTTGTGGAGTGTAGTGCAGGGCAGTACTGCGTGGCTGCTTTATTACGTGGTGTTTATACTGGCAGATGGTATTTGTTCCTGGATGGGGCTTTATCATAACCGGGCAGAAACAGGCGCTTATCTGCGGGTAATACCGCAGCGTTTTTTCTTCCGGATATTTACCACCATCATTATCCTGCATGCTGCCATGGTACTCTTGTTTAAAGGAAAACAACAATGGAATAAACTTACCCGCACCGGCAAGTTCCGGTTGCAGGAAATGGATACCGCCTGA
- a CDS encoding acyl carrier protein, producing the protein MKDKIIKAIERVTGEQVDVNLAMHSTNLLFDLGLNSLNLIEFIVELEKTFEMEVDMSALSLTVFDSLDSIAHFVNQNIPKNA; encoded by the coding sequence ATGAAAGACAAAATTATCAAAGCCATTGAGCGGGTAACCGGAGAACAGGTAGATGTAAACCTGGCCATGCATTCCACTAATCTGCTGTTTGATCTTGGATTGAACTCACTCAACCTGATCGAATTCATTGTAGAACTGGAAAAAACATTTGAGATGGAAGTAGACATGAGTGCACTCAGTCTGACCGTTTTCGATAGTCTCGATAGTATTGCACATTTTGTGAACCAAAATATACCTAAAAATGCCTGA